The nucleotide sequence TCTACTTTTCGACTTTACTCGCTGTCAGAACTGCCTCCGGcggatttctttgattcccTCTTggccttcttctccttcttcttgcgCTTTCTCTCAGCCTTCTCCTCAGCTGTCTCTCCATCAtgtctctttctcttcttatcgctcttctcttcatcatcctcggCAGCGTTTCCATCGACTGGTGCAAGTGCTGGAGCAACAGCAGAGGCAACTACTTCAGGTTTTGGGTGGATAGCGATAGCTCCATCCTCAGGAGGAGCGTTGAAATCCTTGTATTCATTGTTCCACTTGGCTGGAGTGGCTTCATTTGGTCTTCCGTATTTGTCGAGCTTGCCCTCagtcttcatcttcttcttctcgattGCAACTGGACCCATTCCCCATCTACGTGGGTAGAGATCACGTTCCATAATACAACGCTTGACCTTGGCAACAACACCGTGATCGCAAGATGAGAGTTCAACGGTGGACATTTGTGCAATACCGAGAGCAATGGCTTCTCCCTTGGTGGTCATAAGGACGACCTCCTCGTGAACCTCAATATCGGCCTCTGTAATATTGATTAGCGTATATTCTCCTCATTTTAAATCTCGAAAAATGGGAGTGTATCGCATTGCTCATTCTCAAAAGTGGTTTGTTCCTCATCAACGACCCGAAGGCTATATGAGTGGTGCATGAAACTCGTGTCTAATCATTGCGGATTGGGggaaagaattttttttgaCAAACATACCGTATCTCAACAATCCAGGAATCATCAACTTGGCACCGTAACAGACAGCATTGACTGCGCTATCCTTGACAACAATTCTCTTGTAGGTAGTGAGGAGGGTCTCCAATGGTTGAATAACCTTTCTCAAGTATGCCTCGTCGCGTGCATTGTCTTGCATCCATTGAGCATCCAAAACATCATGGAGAGTGACCATATCCTTGGTCTCATCCATAGCACCACTTCGTACTCTCCTCAACTCTTGCATGTGTGCACCAACACCCAACAACAATCCAAGATGGACACAGAGGGTACGGATATATGTACCAGC is from Botrytis cinerea B05.10 chromosome 16, complete sequence and encodes:
- the Bccbf5 gene encoding Bccbf5, which gives rise to MALVSTKKEQEVDYTIKPEALTPAVDTSSWPLLLKNYNNLLVRTGHFTPIPNGCTPLKRDLKSYISSGVINLDKPSNPSSHEVVAWVKRMLRVEKTGHSGTLDPKVTGCLIVCIDRATRLVKSQQGAGKEYVCVIRLHDKLPGGEAQFARALETLTGALFQRPPLISAVKRQLRIRTIHESKLYEFDNDRHLGVFWVSCEAGTYIRTLCVHLGLLLGVGAHMQELRRVRSGAMDETKDMVTLHDVLDAQWMQDNARDEAYLRKVIQPLETLLTTYKRIVVKDSAVNAVCYGAKLMIPGLLRYEADIEVHEEVVLMTTKGEAIALGIAQMSTVELSSCDHGVVAKVKRCIMERDLYPRRWGMGPVAIEKKKMKTEGKLDKYGRPNEATPAKWNNEYKDFNAPPEDGAIAIHPKPEVVASAVAPALAPVDGNAAEDDEEKSDKKRKRHDGETAEEKAERKRKKKEKKAKRESKKSAGGSSDSE